One window from the genome of Dolosigranulum savutiense encodes:
- the metK gene encoding methionine adenosyltransferase, with translation MKERRLFTSESVSEGHPDKLADQISDSILDAILMDDPDARVACEVMVNTGLVLVGGEIRTSTYVDVQHIVRETIREVGYTRAKYGFDADNVAVLVTIDEQSPDIAGGVDASLEYKHADIDPFDKIGAGDQGLMFGYATNDTPEYMPLPIALSHKLTRKLAEVRKSGQLDYLRPDAKAQVTVEYDEQGKASRIDTVVVSTQHAPNITMQQLAADVKAQVIDHVLPKELLDDQTRYLINPTGRFVIGGPKGDAGLTGRKIIVDTYGGWARHGGGAFSGKDATKVDRSASYAARYIAKNIVAAGFADEVEVQLAYAIGVAQPVSVSLDTFGSGKVSTQKLVKAVREIFDLRPAGIIDMLGLKQPIYKQTAAYGHFGRDDLDLPWERLDKVQELKDWLHDVE, from the coding sequence ATGAAAGAGAGACGATTATTTACATCAGAATCGGTGTCAGAGGGGCACCCAGATAAATTAGCGGATCAGATTAGTGATAGTATCTTAGATGCGATCTTAATGGATGATCCTGATGCGCGAGTAGCTTGTGAAGTGATGGTCAACACGGGACTGGTCTTAGTTGGTGGTGAAATTCGAACAAGTACATATGTTGATGTCCAGCACATTGTACGTGAGACGATTCGAGAAGTTGGTTATACACGAGCTAAATATGGTTTCGATGCGGATAATGTGGCCGTGCTAGTGACGATTGATGAACAGTCGCCGGATATTGCTGGTGGGGTGGATGCTTCATTGGAATATAAGCATGCTGATATTGATCCGTTTGACAAGATTGGAGCGGGCGATCAAGGGCTGATGTTTGGCTATGCAACTAATGATACGCCTGAATATATGCCACTTCCGATTGCACTTAGCCATAAGTTGACGCGTAAATTAGCTGAAGTGCGTAAGTCAGGTCAATTAGACTATTTACGTCCAGATGCGAAGGCGCAGGTGACAGTTGAATATGATGAGCAAGGGAAGGCTTCACGAATTGATACCGTTGTAGTAAGTACACAACACGCTCCGAATATTACAATGCAACAGCTGGCAGCAGATGTGAAAGCTCAGGTCATTGATCACGTACTTCCAAAAGAGTTATTAGATGATCAGACACGTTACTTAATTAATCCAACTGGCCGCTTTGTTATTGGTGGACCTAAAGGGGACGCGGGGTTAACTGGCCGGAAGATTATTGTTGACACATATGGTGGTTGGGCACGTCATGGTGGCGGTGCTTTCAGTGGAAAAGATGCGACTAAAGTGGATCGTTCAGCCAGCTATGCCGCTCGTTATATTGCCAAAAATATTGTTGCCGCTGGATTTGCTGATGAAGTGGAAGTGCAATTGGCGTATGCTATTGGGGTAGCCCAACCTGTCTCTGTCAGTTTAGATACGTTTGGTAGTGGGAAAGTAAGTACGCAAAAATTAGTTAAAGCAGTGCGTGAGATATTCGACTTGCGCCCAGCTGGTATTATTGACATGCTAGGACTGAAACAGCCGATTTATAAACAGACCGCTGCATATGGCCACTTCGGTCGTGATGATTTGGATTTACCGTGGGAGCGATTGGATAAAGTTCAAGAACTGAAAGACTGGTTGCATGATGTGGAGTAA
- the eno gene encoding phosphopyruvate hydratase: MPFITDIIAREVLDSRGNPTVEVDVVTESGAFGRALVPSGASTGEHEAVELRDGDKNRYNGKGVLQAVENVNTKIVDELLGYDVRDQLGVDQMLIELDGTPNKGKLGANAILGVSMAVARAAANYLDLPLYRYLGGFGAKTIPTPMLNIINGGSHSSAPIAFQEFMILPTGAPTFKEALRWGAEIFHALKSILSERGLETSVGDEGGFAPKFNGTEDGVETILEAIKKAGLTPGEDVFLGFDCASSEFYEDGVYDYSKFESADAPKRTSEEQVDYLEELVEKYPIISIEDGMDENDWDGWKLLTERLGDRVQLVGDDLFVTNTEILAKGIEKGVGNSILIKVNQIGTLTETFNAIEMAKRAGYTAVVSHRSGETEDTTIADIAVATNAGQIKTGSASRTDRIAKYNQLLRIEEALLDTAVYEGKDAFYNLNNK; the protein is encoded by the coding sequence ATGCCATTTATTACAGATATTATTGCACGCGAAGTTCTAGACTCACGTGGTAACCCAACTGTTGAAGTTGATGTAGTTACCGAATCAGGTGCCTTTGGACGAGCACTCGTTCCTTCAGGTGCTTCAACCGGTGAACACGAAGCAGTTGAATTACGTGACGGCGACAAGAACCGTTACAACGGCAAAGGAGTTCTTCAAGCTGTTGAGAACGTTAATACAAAAATTGTTGATGAATTACTTGGATACGATGTCCGCGATCAATTAGGCGTCGACCAAATGTTAATCGAATTAGACGGTACACCAAACAAAGGAAAACTTGGTGCGAACGCTATTCTTGGTGTCTCTATGGCAGTCGCTCGTGCCGCAGCGAACTACCTAGACCTACCATTATACCGTTACTTGGGTGGATTCGGAGCAAAAACAATCCCAACTCCAATGTTGAACATTATTAATGGTGGATCACACTCAAGTGCTCCAATTGCGTTCCAAGAGTTCATGATCTTACCAACAGGTGCTCCAACCTTTAAAGAAGCGCTACGTTGGGGAGCAGAAATCTTCCACGCATTGAAATCAATCTTGAGCGAACGTGGCCTTGAAACATCAGTAGGTGACGAAGGTGGATTTGCACCGAAGTTCAACGGAACTGAAGATGGTGTTGAAACGATCCTAGAAGCTATTAAAAAAGCGGGCTTAACTCCAGGTGAAGATGTCTTCTTAGGCTTCGACTGTGCGTCAAGTGAATTCTACGAAGATGGTGTCTATGACTACTCTAAATTCGAGTCAGCTGATGCACCTAAACGTACAAGCGAAGAGCAAGTGGACTACTTGGAAGAACTTGTTGAAAAATACCCAATCATCTCTATTGAAGATGGTATGGACGAAAACGACTGGGACGGATGGAAGTTGCTTACTGAACGTCTTGGTGACCGCGTTCAATTAGTCGGAGATGACTTATTCGTAACCAACACTGAAATCTTAGCAAAAGGTATCGAAAAAGGTGTCGGTAACTCAATCTTGATTAAAGTGAACCAAATCGGTACGTTGACTGAAACATTCAACGCAATCGAAATGGCAAAACGCGCTGGCTACACTGCTGTTGTCTCTCACCGTTCAGGCGAAACTGAAGATACCACAATTGCTGATATCGCAGTTGCAACAAATGCTGGCCAAATCAAGACAGGTTCTGCTTCACGTACGGACCGTATCGCGAAGTACAACCAATTACTCCGCATCGAAGAAGCATTACTTGACACAGCTGTCTACGAAGGAAAAGATGCCTTCTACAACTTGAACAACAAGTAA
- the yfmF gene encoding EF-P 5-aminopentanol modification-associated protein YfmF: MVELAKGVNLHVFPSTKFKTISIKMYFKTKLTADNITKRSMIARLLETNSEEFPTQTAFQKSLSALYGASFSVDVSRAGQLHQVVLTLNIVNDKYLSVDNVTTNAMMFLKSILRRPNAQHGQFHPETFQREVTNLREDLESLSDDKQSYAYQQLKELYFDDPAQGMSIEGSLEALDHLSNEDVLRSFASMLSSDEIDIFVLGDITERKVINLCNDFDFQDRAPIVGEVFYHNENDELRREEEVQAISQAKLNMAYDTGVYYQTDDYIAGQVFNGLFGGFPHSKLFMNVREKESLAYYASSQMDNFRGVMYVRAGIDQAQTEHVIDLINEQLEAIAAGDFSEEAVVQTKEMIKNGLRQSDDNPSTIIKREHALNLVGQDLTLADWLTKVDAVEATDIQRIARQVQLRSIYVLKGE, translated from the coding sequence ATGGTTGAATTAGCAAAAGGCGTCAACTTACATGTGTTTCCATCAACAAAATTTAAAACAATTTCGATAAAAATGTATTTTAAAACAAAATTAACAGCCGATAATATAACAAAGCGTTCAATGATTGCTCGTTTATTGGAGACCAACAGTGAAGAGTTTCCAACACAAACTGCTTTCCAGAAGTCATTGTCAGCATTATATGGAGCGAGCTTCTCAGTGGATGTATCACGCGCTGGCCAATTGCATCAAGTGGTGTTAACGTTAAATATTGTCAATGATAAGTATCTATCTGTGGACAATGTGACGACGAATGCAATGATGTTCTTGAAGTCAATCTTGCGCCGACCTAATGCACAGCATGGGCAGTTCCACCCTGAGACATTCCAACGTGAAGTAACCAATTTACGGGAAGATTTGGAATCCTTGTCTGATGATAAGCAGTCGTATGCGTATCAGCAATTGAAGGAGTTATATTTCGACGATCCGGCTCAAGGGATGTCAATTGAAGGGTCACTTGAGGCTTTGGATCATTTAAGCAATGAAGACGTGTTGCGTAGTTTTGCATCGATGTTAAGCTCAGATGAGATTGATATTTTTGTACTAGGTGATATTACGGAGCGCAAGGTGATTAACTTGTGTAATGACTTTGATTTCCAGGATCGTGCGCCGATTGTTGGAGAGGTCTTCTACCATAATGAAAATGATGAGTTGCGACGCGAAGAGGAAGTACAAGCGATTAGTCAAGCGAAGTTGAATATGGCCTATGATACAGGGGTATATTACCAGACAGATGATTATATTGCTGGGCAAGTCTTCAACGGCTTGTTTGGGGGATTTCCACATTCGAAGTTGTTCATGAATGTACGTGAAAAGGAAAGTTTAGCGTATTATGCGTCGAGTCAGATGGATAACTTCCGTGGCGTGATGTACGTGCGGGCGGGGATTGATCAGGCACAGACGGAGCATGTGATTGATCTTATTAATGAGCAGCTTGAAGCAATTGCAGCTGGGGATTTCAGTGAAGAAGCCGTTGTTCAGACTAAAGAGATGATTAAAAATGGACTGCGCCAATCAGATGATAATCCAAGTACGATTATTAAGCGTGAACATGCGTTGAACTTAGTGGGCCAAGATTTAACCTTGGCAGATTGGTTAACAAAGGTGGATGCGGTTGAAGCAACAGATATCCAGCGTATTGCTCGTCAAGTGCAATTGCGTAGTATTTACGTCTTGAAGGGAGAATAA
- the gpmI gene encoding 2,3-bisphosphoglycerate-independent phosphoglycerate mutase: MSKGPVAIIILDGFGWREEREANAVAQAHKPNFDRYWETFPHATMQASGLAVGLPEGQMGNSEVGHTNIGAGRVVYQSITRIDKAIEEGELETNQAFQDTLEHVQRNDSALHLIGLVSDGGVHSHQRHLNALVKQAHEQGIEKIYIHAFTDGRDVAPDSAADFIQELNTSLAEIGAGKLATITGRFYAMDRDNRWERVQKAYNAIRFGEGHHVENPVAGIQHSYNKEVMDEFIEPIVIDEEGQPIATLADNDAVLFFNFRPDRAIQLSRALSEPDFAEFDLRQKPQNVKLTTMTQYTAEMNADVMFKPLEIKNVLGEVLAKNNLTQLRIAETEKYPHVTFFMNGGTNDEYEGESRTLIPSPKVETYDLKPEMSAYEVADSLVTDIKADKHDAIILNFANPDMVGHSGKLEPTIKACEAVDVNLGRVVDAILEKDGYAIIFADHGNADTEMTPDGQPHTAHTTVPVPVIVTKKGLELREDGKLADVAPTMLELLGVDQPEEMTGESLIKH, from the coding sequence ATGAGTAAAGGACCTGTAGCAATTATTATATTAGACGGTTTTGGTTGGCGTGAAGAGCGCGAAGCCAATGCCGTTGCTCAAGCGCACAAACCTAACTTTGACCGTTACTGGGAAACATTTCCCCACGCAACAATGCAGGCAAGTGGTCTAGCAGTGGGGCTGCCAGAAGGTCAAATGGGGAATTCAGAAGTTGGTCATACCAATATTGGAGCCGGCCGAGTCGTTTATCAGAGTATTACACGTATTGATAAAGCGATCGAAGAAGGCGAATTGGAAACCAACCAAGCTTTCCAAGATACGTTAGAGCATGTGCAGCGCAACGATTCAGCACTACACTTAATAGGACTTGTCTCAGATGGTGGGGTTCATTCACACCAACGCCACTTGAATGCCTTAGTTAAACAAGCGCATGAACAAGGCATTGAGAAGATTTATATTCATGCTTTCACGGATGGGCGTGATGTGGCACCAGACTCAGCGGCTGACTTTATCCAAGAATTGAATACGTCATTGGCTGAGATCGGTGCTGGGAAATTAGCGACTATTACTGGGCGCTTCTACGCGATGGACCGTGATAATCGTTGGGAACGTGTACAGAAAGCTTACAATGCTATTCGATTCGGTGAAGGTCATCACGTAGAAAATCCAGTAGCTGGCATCCAGCACAGTTACAATAAAGAAGTTATGGATGAGTTCATTGAGCCTATTGTTATTGATGAAGAGGGCCAACCAATAGCCACCTTAGCCGATAATGATGCTGTCTTATTCTTCAACTTCCGACCTGACCGTGCCATTCAGTTGTCACGAGCACTATCTGAACCGGACTTTGCGGAGTTCGATTTACGTCAGAAGCCACAAAATGTCAAATTGACGACGATGACACAGTACACAGCTGAGATGAATGCTGATGTTATGTTTAAGCCATTGGAAATTAAAAATGTTTTAGGTGAAGTGTTAGCGAAGAATAACTTAACACAACTTCGTATTGCTGAAACTGAGAAATATCCACACGTGACTTTCTTCATGAACGGTGGTACCAATGATGAATATGAAGGCGAAAGTCGAACACTTATTCCATCACCAAAAGTTGAAACTTACGACCTAAAACCAGAAATGAGCGCATATGAAGTGGCCGATTCGTTAGTAACGGATATTAAAGCAGATAAGCATGATGCGATTATTCTGAACTTTGCTAACCCAGATATGGTCGGGCACTCAGGTAAACTTGAACCGACTATTAAAGCTTGTGAAGCGGTCGATGTGAACTTAGGCCGTGTGGTTGATGCGATCTTAGAAAAAGATGGTTATGCGATTATCTTTGCTGATCATGGAAATGCGGATACAGAAATGACGCCAGATGGTCAACCGCATACGGCACACACAACCGTTCCCGTTCCAGTTATTGTAACGAAAAAAGGATTGGAACTACGTGAAGATGGGAAATTAGCCGATGTAGCACCAACCATGCTTGAATTATTAGGGGTCGATCAGCCTGAAGAGATGACCGGAGAATCCCTAATTAAACATTAA
- a CDS encoding folate family ECF transporter S component, which produces MLNNRANKFGQLDRFSAKHLSIMAMLMAMRIAMSFIPAVKIGNIIQMGFGFIGTGIAASILGPIYMMVFATTYDLIDIFIINPGFPFFPGFLLSAILAGFIYACLLWRKEPTWKRVILATLIVTVFINIGLNTIWLKIMYGEAWRALIIPRLVKNAISFPLNSAVLYLILNTRSIKRVINEYQF; this is translated from the coding sequence GTGTTAAATAATCGAGCAAATAAATTTGGACAATTGGATCGGTTCTCGGCGAAGCATTTATCAATAATGGCCATGCTAATGGCAATGCGAATTGCGATGTCCTTTATTCCAGCAGTGAAGATTGGCAATATTATTCAAATGGGTTTTGGCTTTATTGGAACTGGCATTGCTGCATCAATTTTAGGACCCATTTATATGATGGTATTTGCGACAACATATGATTTGATCGATATCTTTATTATCAATCCTGGTTTTCCCTTTTTCCCTGGGTTCTTGTTAAGTGCAATATTGGCCGGATTTATTTATGCGTGTTTATTATGGCGTAAGGAGCCAACATGGAAGCGAGTGATCTTGGCAACGTTGATTGTGACTGTCTTTATCAATATTGGTTTGAATACGATTTGGTTGAAGATTATGTACGGAGAAGCATGGCGCGCGCTTATTATCCCTCGTCTAGTTAAGAATGCGATTAGCTTCCCACTAAACTCAGCTGTTTTGTATCTTATATTAAACACACGCTCAATTAAGCGTGTCATTAATGAGTATCAATTCTAA
- the tpiA gene encoding triose-phosphate isomerase: MSRKPFIAGNWKMNKTVEEAVQFINEVKDKLPSRDVVDAAIGASTLQLTAVKEAAKGSELQVAAQNSHFEDEGAFTGETSPAALEALGLEYVILGHSERREIFGETDEDVNKKVKAVVAHGMNPIVCVGETLEQKEAGETQSVVADQVKAALAGLTADQVADAVLAYEPLWAIGTGKTATAEDANDTIKEVRQTVADEFGQEAADAIRIQYGGSVKPNNIAEFLAQSDIDGALVGGASLEADSFLALFEAVK; this comes from the coding sequence ATGTCACGTAAACCATTTATTGCCGGAAACTGGAAAATGAACAAGACAGTCGAAGAAGCCGTTCAATTCATCAATGAGGTGAAAGATAAATTACCTTCACGCGATGTTGTTGATGCAGCAATCGGTGCTTCTACTCTACAACTTACAGCAGTTAAAGAAGCGGCGAAAGGATCAGAATTGCAAGTAGCTGCTCAAAATAGTCACTTCGAAGACGAAGGAGCTTTCACAGGTGAAACATCACCAGCTGCCTTAGAAGCATTAGGCCTTGAGTATGTTATCTTAGGTCACTCTGAGCGTCGTGAAATCTTCGGTGAAACCGATGAAGATGTTAACAAAAAAGTAAAAGCTGTTGTCGCTCACGGAATGAACCCAATCGTCTGTGTAGGTGAAACACTTGAACAAAAAGAAGCAGGAGAAACACAATCTGTTGTTGCTGACCAAGTAAAAGCAGCTCTTGCTGGCCTAACAGCTGATCAAGTAGCAGATGCTGTATTAGCATATGAGCCACTTTGGGCAATTGGTACAGGTAAAACGGCAACTGCTGAAGATGCTAATGATACCATTAAAGAAGTTCGTCAAACAGTTGCAGATGAATTTGGTCAAGAGGCAGCAGATGCTATTCGCATCCAATACGGCGGTAGTGTGAAGCCAAATAACATTGCAGAATTCTTAGCTCAATCAGATATTGATGGAGCACTCGTTGGTGGTGCAAGTTTAGAAGCTGATTCATTCCTAGCATTATTCGAGGCGGTTAAATAA
- a CDS encoding phosphoglycerate kinase, translating to MNKQTVKDLQLKNKKVLMRADFNVPLKDGEITNDNRIQAALPTIKHILDEGGKLIVFSHLGRVKEEADKNKLSMAPVAKRLGELLDQEVTFINETRGPALEAAIDELEPGQVLMFENTRFEDVPGKKESKNDEELGQYWASLGDVFVNDAFGTAHRAHASNVGIASNVESAVGFLIEKEIEFIGGAVDEPEQPFVAILGGAKVSDKIGVIENLLEKADKVLVGGGMTYTFLKAKGHDIGNSLLEEDKIDLAKDLMDRAGDKLVLPVDSVAATEFKNDAETKLFDEDIPEGYMGMDIGPKTIERFKAELDGAKTVVWNGPMGVFEMENFAKGTSQLCEILAELDAITIIGGGDSATAAESLGFAEDFSHISTGGGASLTYLEGDELPGLAAISDK from the coding sequence ATGAATAAACAAACAGTAAAAGATTTACAATTAAAGAACAAAAAAGTGTTGATGCGAGCGGACTTTAATGTTCCGTTAAAAGATGGTGAAATTACAAACGATAACCGTATTCAAGCAGCACTACCAACTATTAAGCACATCTTAGATGAGGGAGGGAAATTAATTGTCTTCTCTCACTTAGGACGTGTGAAAGAAGAAGCGGATAAAAACAAATTATCAATGGCACCTGTTGCCAAACGCTTAGGTGAGCTCTTAGATCAAGAGGTTACTTTCATTAACGAAACAAGAGGACCGGCTTTAGAAGCAGCTATCGATGAATTAGAGCCGGGACAAGTCTTGATGTTCGAGAATACACGCTTCGAAGATGTTCCAGGTAAAAAAGAAAGCAAAAATGATGAAGAATTAGGTCAGTACTGGGCAAGCTTAGGTGATGTATTCGTTAACGATGCATTCGGAACGGCTCACCGTGCGCATGCTTCGAATGTAGGTATTGCCTCAAATGTTGAATCAGCTGTCGGCTTCCTTATCGAAAAAGAAATTGAATTCATTGGTGGAGCTGTTGATGAACCAGAACAGCCATTCGTAGCAATTCTAGGTGGAGCAAAAGTGTCTGACAAGATTGGTGTTATCGAGAACTTACTCGAAAAAGCGGACAAAGTATTAGTCGGTGGCGGTATGACTTACACCTTCTTGAAAGCAAAAGGACACGATATTGGTAATTCACTCCTAGAAGAAGATAAGATCGACTTAGCGAAAGACTTAATGGATCGTGCTGGGGACAAATTAGTCTTGCCAGTCGATTCAGTCGCAGCAACTGAATTCAAAAATGATGCTGAAACTAAGTTGTTCGATGAAGATATTCCTGAAGGGTACATGGGAATGGATATTGGTCCAAAAACAATCGAGCGCTTCAAGGCAGAACTTGATGGAGCTAAAACGGTTGTCTGGAATGGTCCAATGGGTGTCTTTGAAATGGAAAACTTCGCTAAAGGAACAAGCCAATTATGTGAGATTTTAGCTGAATTAGATGCAATAACGATTATTGGTGGAGGAGACTCGGCAACAGCAGCTGAATCACTTGGCTTTGCTGAGGACTTTAGTCACATTTCAACAGGTGGTGGCGCAAGTTTAACTTACCTTGAAGGAGACGAACTACCAGGACTTGCTGCTATTAGCGACAAATAA
- the yfmH gene encoding EF-P 5-aminopentanol modification-associated protein YfmH, with protein MQTKEYPQLNETLYTETLENGLQVVLLPKPDFNKTYALFGTDFGSIDQHFTPIGKSEPVNFPDGIAHFLEHKMFEKEDGDIFHEFSKYGAAANAFTSFTRTAYLFSTTHFVEENLKTLLDFVQAPYFTEETVEKEKGIIAQEIGMYEDEASFQLMMGILQNLYPDHPVHIDILGTVESINQITADMLYDNYNTFYHPSNMTLLVVGQIEPEETMALIRANQEAKDFPEAPIPNRIFPEENLDEITAEKTIYMPIQKPKVSLGIRGLRTDLTGEDALRYEIAMSLYMEMLLGPTSETYLSLYDEGIIDDSYSTEFLFERTFNTINVSTDTKQPEEFKKRMKAILLDHQASADINPEHFELIKRKTIGKVLQALNSLEYIAYQFMSKSYGEATVFDFVPFLEEMTLEETIEAANDYIREELLSVFTILPEES; from the coding sequence ATGCAGACGAAAGAATATCCACAGTTGAATGAGACACTTTATACAGAAACGTTAGAAAACGGCTTGCAAGTTGTATTACTGCCCAAACCCGACTTTAATAAGACGTATGCACTATTTGGGACTGATTTTGGGTCAATTGATCAGCACTTTACACCGATTGGAAAGAGTGAGCCGGTTAATTTTCCAGATGGGATTGCGCACTTCTTAGAACATAAAATGTTTGAGAAAGAAGACGGCGATATTTTCCATGAATTTTCAAAATATGGGGCAGCCGCCAATGCATTTACATCTTTTACGCGCACAGCTTACCTTTTCTCAACCACCCATTTTGTCGAAGAGAATCTAAAGACGTTACTTGATTTTGTACAGGCGCCTTATTTCACTGAGGAGACGGTGGAGAAGGAAAAAGGGATTATTGCCCAAGAGATTGGGATGTATGAAGATGAGGCGAGTTTCCAATTGATGATGGGGATCTTGCAGAATCTCTATCCAGATCATCCAGTGCATATTGACATATTAGGGACGGTTGAGAGTATTAACCAAATTACGGCAGATATGCTGTATGACAATTATAATACCTTCTATCATCCGAGCAATATGACCTTATTAGTGGTTGGGCAGATTGAACCAGAAGAAACGATGGCGTTAATCCGAGCCAACCAAGAAGCGAAGGATTTCCCTGAGGCACCGATACCGAATCGAATTTTTCCGGAAGAGAATTTGGATGAAATAACGGCAGAAAAAACCATCTATATGCCGATTCAAAAACCTAAAGTATCCTTAGGTATTCGTGGTTTGCGAACCGATTTGACCGGTGAAGATGCTTTGCGTTATGAGATCGCCATGAGTCTTTATATGGAGATGCTGTTAGGTCCAACATCAGAAACGTATTTATCCTTGTATGATGAGGGAATTATTGATGATAGTTATTCAACTGAATTTTTATTCGAACGAACTTTCAATACGATAAATGTCTCAACGGATACGAAGCAGCCGGAAGAGTTTAAGAAACGAATGAAAGCTATTTTGCTAGACCACCAAGCGTCGGCTGATATTAATCCGGAACATTTCGAGCTCATTAAGCGCAAGACCATTGGAAAAGTCTTGCAAGCATTAAACTCGCTAGAATACATTGCTTATCAGTTTATGAGTAAATCTTATGGTGAAGCAACGGTATTTGATTTTGTCCCGTTCTTAGAAGAGATGACGTTAGAAGAAACAATTGAAGCGGCGAATGATTATATTCGAGAAGAGTTATTGTCTGTCTTTACTATTCTACCGGAAGAGTCGTAA
- the nagE gene encoding N-acetylglucosamine-specific PTS transporter subunit IIBC — protein MMKYLQRLGRSLMLPIAVLPAAALLLGIGYAIDPSGWGGNSPLAAFLVKAGSSIIDNMGILFALGVSIGLSKDKSGAAALTGLVGWLVSTVMLNPEAVAQMQSIDVEAVNPAFGKVETQFLGIIIGIIASVIYNKFNDTKLPQALAFFSGRRLPPILMSFASLLLVGVMMFVWPPVYTGLTQFGEWMVGLGAVGAGLYAFFNRLLIPTGLHHALNAVFWFDLAGIDDINKFWSGTGELGVTGMYQGGFFPIMMFGLPAAALAIYTMADKDQKKKVGSLMLAAGVATFVTGVTEPLEFAFMFIAPILYGIHALLTGISLFIAATFGWTAGFGFSAGAIDYALSFNLPLANKPYMLIIQGLAFAAIYYFVFVAAIKTFDLKTPGRGVAIDEDANDIRSALSSDSSSDDKYPKMAKIILDGLGGAENVATLNYCTSRLRMELKDTDKVDENRILQANVPAVRKQGGPNVHVIVGTDVEFVAREMEKLI, from the coding sequence ATGATGAAATATTTACAAAGATTGGGACGTTCGTTGATGCTTCCAATCGCCGTATTGCCAGCAGCAGCTTTGCTATTAGGTATCGGTTATGCGATTGACCCGAGTGGTTGGGGTGGAAACAGTCCATTAGCAGCCTTCTTGGTAAAAGCCGGAAGTTCAATTATCGATAATATGGGAATTTTATTTGCATTAGGGGTATCAATTGGACTATCGAAAGATAAAAGTGGGGCAGCAGCTTTAACTGGTTTAGTTGGTTGGTTAGTGTCAACTGTTATGCTGAATCCTGAAGCAGTTGCTCAAATGCAGTCAATTGACGTTGAAGCTGTTAACCCAGCATTCGGAAAAGTTGAAACACAATTTTTAGGTATTATTATTGGTATTATTGCGTCAGTTATTTACAATAAATTTAATGATACAAAATTACCACAAGCACTTGCATTCTTTAGTGGACGTCGCTTGCCACCAATTCTAATGTCATTCGCTTCACTACTATTAGTAGGTGTGATGATGTTCGTCTGGCCACCGGTATACACAGGGCTAACTCAGTTCGGTGAATGGATGGTTGGCTTAGGAGCAGTTGGAGCTGGGTTGTACGCATTCTTTAACCGTTTACTTATTCCAACAGGTCTACACCATGCTTTAAATGCTGTTTTCTGGTTCGATTTAGCAGGAATTGATGACATTAACAAGTTCTGGAGTGGAACAGGTGAATTGGGTGTCACTGGTATGTACCAAGGTGGATTCTTCCCAATTATGATGTTTGGACTTCCAGCAGCAGCGCTAGCAATCTACACAATGGCGGATAAAGATCAGAAGAAAAAAGTGGGATCATTAATGTTAGCTGCCGGTGTTGCAACATTTGTAACCGGGGTAACTGAACCACTTGAATTTGCCTTTATGTTTATTGCACCGATTCTTTACGGAATTCACGCATTACTAACTGGTATTTCACTCTTTATCGCAGCAACATTCGGTTGGACAGCTGGATTTGGATTTAGTGCGGGTGCAATTGACTATGCTTTGTCTTTTAACTTACCATTAGCAAACAAACCATACATGTTAATTATTCAGGGATTAGCCTTTGCAGCAATTTACTACTTCGTATTTGTAGCTGCAATTAAGACATTTGATCTGAAAACACCAGGACGTGGAGTGGCAATCGATGAAGATGCAAACGATATTCGAAGTGCATTAAGTAGCGATAGCAGTTCAGATGACAAATATCCAAAAATGGCTAAGATTATCTTGGATGGTCTCGGTGGAGCTGAAAACGTTGCGACATTAAATTACTGTACATCTCGTTTGCGTATGGAATTGAAAGATACGGACAAAGTTGATGAAAATCGTATTCTTCAAGCAAATGTACCTGCTGTTCGTAAACAAGGTGGACCAAACGTTCATGTTATTGTAGGGACAGATGTTGAATTCGTTGCGAGAGAAATGGAAAAATTAATTTAA